The Coccinella septempunctata chromosome 9, icCocSept1.1, whole genome shotgun sequence genomic interval GCTGTACGGTGAAGGTGTCCCCAATTAGAGAAAGGTACGGAGACATTTGTTCTAAAGCTGATATAGCTTCTTCGAAACCGTCGAAATTAGCTACGAACTCAATTCGAAGTTGCAGATTGTTCTTGATGTGCTCTAATCTGTGGCGGTGGGAAGTTTCGAAGTTGTTCATGAACTCCGTCTTTCTCATCACTTAATTACCGCACGTGCGAAATTACCCAAATACCGTATGGATGGCTATGTTGGACTTTCGTAAAGCCCTTACCATATGGTTTGTGGGGTCGTACGACTGGAGGTAAGTAATTTCGGGATATACATCACCGAACGGCTGTTGGTACGTGATATACCCGCCGTGATACACCCGACAGGTGTTTTCTCCTTCAGGAATGAAACTTGAAACCAGGCCGCGAAATTAtcatgatatttttcataaatatcaaaatatcgGATATTTTGATATATCCAGAAAAGTGATATTTATGGGATATTCCCATAAAAAATCAcgaaaagaaaatgaagaagaataatAGTTCATTCCAAACTAAATTTGAAAAAGCATGTAattctaaatataaaaaatatataattctcaatataaaaaaatacacACCTATGTATGTAATTctcgatataaaaaaaatagctAAAACTTTTTAGAATTCTCCGTTTTCCAATTCATCCATTTTGAATTCTCCTTTTCCTTATTGGAATCATAATTCAAATATTCGAAGAAAAATACCAATTTGCCTATGTTTTCCGTCGTTAGGttatttctcaattttgaatGTAACAGTCCAAAGCTAGAGAAATATCGCTCAATTCCAGATGTAGAGGCTATTGCTGTGAATAAATGGTTACACaggtcaagaaaaagtttcttTTCAGGCCAATCCGATTAAGATATTGTAACTGATTTCCACTAAATTATCGGATGCGATTTTCTGAAACTTGGCCCAAACAGAAATTTAGGAAATGGCTTAGACTTAGAAGTCAACGCCATTACAAAGGGAACGAAATCTGCATTAGTAGATATTAAATATTCATATGCTTTTTTTGGGTCTTCATTAGGAAGTCTTTGTCCCAAACATCGATGGTCCAACATGTTTGCTTGAAAATGAGGCTAGTCCAGAGCCATATATCTTCTTTTCCAGGGATCTTCATATCCTCAGCAAACAAATTAGGAAGATGTGCTGAACAACGATATTCTATCATATCAGTGCTTTCAAGGGCAAGTTTTTTCgcatttttttcacatttcccGTTTTATCGGTTACGAAACTTCTCACCTAAACTTCGAATTTTCCTTCCCCTCGGTTTATAGCCTCAATTGCGATTTGCCGTTTTCTTCTATGAGCCTGAATTGTAGGAaatacaatatttttatttatttatctattTACTTATCAATTCCGGACAGAAACAGGACGAACCTGAAGCAGTGTCCACAATTCAGTGTTacagaaataaaaattaatatgaacGTTTCCAACGGCATGTAGACAGGAATTTAATTCTTAAagaagtaccacccagagcaggattcgaacctacgaccccccgattaccggtcaggtactctcccaactgagctacccgggtgacgcgaggatccatctgcattgtctggaaaccactatcctcagaattcgcgtgttagtattatcacttccTAACTGTGGCCttcgaaagcgattggaaatgttaaagAGGTGGTGGGGATCaacattcgctttcaatgatcttcgggattcatcatatccatttcccggagcgtcgtcgacatatagcgatatcagcagggatcggatgcgaacctccgatcattgaacaaaTTAGCCGAATATATAAATTTGGatgatagtttaatgtctgaattataataatatgaaaattcGGATTCATTACACTCTTCcttatcgtcctggtgttcagacTCACTTGCGTTGGACCTTCGATATAGATTTCTTCTGACTGCTGTTGACCAGGCAGGGAATTTCATTTGGGGCATTGGTGTTGTTCTCTATTGCTAGCTGACACTGAAGTTCTTATTTAAGTTTAATTGAGTCAATTTTGGCCATTGTTGTTCTGTCACAGTGAATATCAATAAGGATATTTAACATTGTCATTTTGAAGGATATCCTTGTTTGACTAGGACTATACGATTTCCCTCTTCTACTCGAAGGCTGGTAACGCTCATGAAGACAATAAGTTGGTCAAGTTTTACATACTCAACATGGTGACAAGGAGAAGGCGAAAAAAGTTCTCGGTTACGCTGAGGGCACAGTGGTTTTGACGATTATTCAATGCTTTCTTGTGTATCTGATACTTTCCCTGTCATGGAATTTTTTTACGAATCAGAATTGAATCTATTTTTGCTCTGGTGGATCGAGGTGTCATCTGCAATGTTATGGAAATGGTGTGATATACATACCTGTCTGGCTCTCCCTACTGTTATCGGAAAATTTCAGAATCTCTCTGACCATATCTGCTTCAGCTTCTGCGTCCGACATTCTTCCGTTCCGTAGGAAGTCCTGCCATCATCTTTCATACACGACGGTATTTCTACTTTGAAGCGATCGCTTCGTTCATCTCCACAAAAAATCACCTATCATCCATTTTTCTTCCTCACTGTATTCGTCAGCTTTATACAACTGGTATCCGAAATCGCTCGAATATGTGGGATTCCCATCTGCCATGGCCTTCTTGAGGCATGCTCCTCGATTTGAGGGGACCTCAAGAAATTCCAGGGCCATGGGATTTATATCGTATCCGTCATGGTAATATTTTTGTTTCGTGTATATGCTCCTTTCTATGAAATCGCAAGTAACCCATGCACTGGCTGCGCAGCATTTCTCATTTCTCCTTGCAGTAGGGAGCTGCACAATATTAGGTTAGTCACGAAACTATTGAATCTCTGcgtgatttgaaataaaaattgacctcttcAAGCATTTTTCTGACGGTAAcagaggagtgaaatagagtcagacagaacggatgtatctCATTTATTATCTGTGTCTAGTACAGAATAACGGTAcggtttatattaatttctgtCATTGACGGGACTTTTTGTCAAAGTTCTTGGCCACATAATGGCACCTTTGGCAGACCTGGGTTAGCTTCCTGGACACTTTCCGGGAGGGtgtaacgggttttcctcggtgtactcgagcgccagctattctttaagggagaatagcaaacctaccctggcagctactagccggagacaaggttccctggtgtctagggtgttagcgacgcccaatgatagtcaaaatcaacgtacacaacttttattttgtcgactcgtaaaaggggaacacaaatggcaccATTACAAAATTCTtgcagtgactcgaaatcagtgaatttacagggcaaaacggacggaatgacacgggatccgatctcaaaagaTATACGgaggttaacggacttgttcgccagccagaacctgagacgtacacttaacggatagatatcggacttcagccaggttaggggatgaaagacggcacagatttacgacagctcacccctaggtgcgttcttcGCTCCCTGAGTATCCacccagcggggttcttcgataacagcTGAGGTGAGCGTCGAAACTGCGGGggaggaaagagggttagccactccaaagtgcttccgcaccccctgagtatccacgccagcggggtgctttagcagtaggggtggaatttaACCCGGagtaggaagggatgaaggaaggtttttcgccactccaaagtgcttccgcacctcctgagtatccacgccagcggggtgctttagcagtaggggtggaacttaacccggggtaggaagggatgaaggaaggttttccgccactccaaagtgctttccgcgccccctgagtatccacgccagcggggttcttctgcagtaggagtggaacttaacctaggggtaggaagggatgaggGGAGGCTGAAGTTTCAATGATAcgaaagagagaaaaaaaatggcGAAGTGTCGTTTTACCTAtggtttggccacttgcactcgcaaATCAGAACGAATCGCCTAAACACCGtgaataataatacaaaaaaaaaaaaactggaattctattcataagagaaaaaactaaaagaaaTCTTCTAATTAATATATTGACGGCCGGTACTAGTCGTAGGCGAAAAACTATGTGACAGCAAGTTAACATTCGGTGAatcaatcgtaagtgaagtgacctgcggggggacatctgattttatacccacaggggggggtgcggaaatcagatgtgcccgacagtcgaaattcggtaaattatgcgtcgatgaagacgttttaatttcgacttatctgtgctagcgaacaaaaaaaactcggttatcttccaattcaggatgttttatacggtgcgacatcgttttaaggaggaaatgaaaacggaataaaaacggtacggaaTATTTACAATTcggaacgatgtcggaatcctgaatcggaatttcgaaaagatttctcggaaaattaattcaaaacaaaatcacttaaaaatgaaacctaaaataattattctaaaatgggtttgaaaactaccctctcgttacaagGGTGGTTCTTCCTTCTGGGCTGGAGCGGTTCGAAGTTTATTATTTATTGGACCTGTGGGAGACGGTGCAAGACCTTTGTTCTTTGCATCGCCACATGGACAATTCCGAGAGAGGGTGCCCAGTAGACCGCAACGGCTGCAGAAGAGTATTTGGGTTCTGTTACAGGTGGCTCTGGTATGCTTCCCTTGGCCACACCTCCATCACAAACCTGGGCGGATATCGAAGTACACCTGGTGGCCCATAGTGCAAACGGTTCTGGTGGACGGTGATAAGTACTCGTATTGGTTGGTTTGGTGTTCTAGTGTTTGTGCACTCTTCTTTATCCTTGCCTTAGTGTCCGGGTACTTTTTATCGACTCCTGTTTTTCCCCAGGATTCGATGGTTCCGGATGGGATCTTCCCCCTGGATAGTGTTGTCTCTGGTTGTCTCACCGGCGACGGCACTCGGCGTCGGGCGCAGGAAGGCCTTCGCTGCCCCCAACGGCAAGGAAACCGGCCTGGGTGGATCCTCGGCCATGTCTTCCTCCTCGGGGTCCACGAATTCCAATTCTTACGGTATAGAATTTCTATTTCCAGGCTATCTTCGGCCATGGCTTCGAGATTCGGGGATGCGTCAGCGGTAAGTTCTTGTTGGAAAAAGGGACAGGGTGAGTGCAATGTTACCTTTTAGCATGggatcattattttttttttctttgattccCTCAGTCCCACTGCGACTAGAGACGGACTCACCTCACGGTTCCTCGGTCCTGGCGGAGTCCGGCGGTACCCAGAGTCGTCGTACGATGCCGGACGGGAATCTGAAGCGATGGCGGACTCGGGGGCCATATTTACCCTCTGACAGTAGTGCTCGCACCCTCCGCTCCAAAGTCTTCGTCCATTCTGAGAGGTTCTGAACGGTCCGGAGTCTTGATGCCAGGTCTGGCGGTAGGCGGGTCACCCACGGACCATCGGACTGTGGCGACGGGGTTTTCTCCAAGTCTACCACGGAGCACAGATAGACGGCCGGCCACTCTCTCTGGTCGGCAGGGCGGCGGAGGGACGGCTCGTCCATCAATAGCCCTTCGACCTACCAGGCAACGGATGGCCAACTCCCTCTGGCGTTCTTCGCCTGGGGAGGAGAACCCAGTGCTCCGTAGCCTGGTCTTCGGTGCGGCAGCGCCGGCCAGTGGCCACATCCATGGCCACGAGCCCTAAGGCCCACAGGTCCACCGCGGTATTGTACGGCTCCTGGCGGAGTTGTTGCAGGCTCCAGTACATTGGAGTGCTAGACAACCCGGTCAGGAGTGGTCTGTACGGTGTTAGTTGATCGGCCACCCCAAAGTCGGCTAACATAAACCGAGCCCCCTGTCTCAGCACATTGCCGGGTTTCAGATCGCGGTGGAGCACGCTCTGCCGATGGCATTCTGCGAGGCCCACAGCGATCTGGCGGACTACCCGGAAGAAGGAAGAGGGGCCTCTCCTCGGACCCTCGCGGGCGAGTAAGGTCCTTAAATCCTCCTCACACAATGGCAAGACCATGTAAAGGTACGGGGGCTCCACCAACGTCTCGATGAGCAGTACAATGTTACGGTGGTCAAAGAGACCCATGAATTCCGCTTCCCTGGCGGCTACCGGACTCAGGTGGAACTCCTTGACGGCTCGACGTTGGCCCTCTTGACCACGTTCTCTGGCACTATAAACGCGGCCAAAGCCGCCTTCCCCCAGAATGGCCTCGAAACGGTACTTCTCCATCCTGTAACGGTAACCAATATTAGTATCAAATATCTATAGATCGAAGGGCAACCTCGCTACGGTAATGGAGTAGACTGTACTGCCAGCGCCTCAACGGCGAGTTTTGGGCGCCGGTAAATTAACCCGACCCCCTTAAGGACCAACGGCTTCGGGCGAATGAGTCTTTAAGGGTGGATGATGGTCCCAGGTCTTGAAGAAATGCGAATCTAAATCGCATTTCCTCCAGTTTGTCTATGATCTATGTCGGTGTCCCTCGGTCTCTCTCTCTTATATTTTTCCAGATTATTCATCTACATCCTGCAAATTCCACATGAATatgtgaattattttttcttgtaagacagacttttcgtactctggccgctccttacgattgctcgggcgccagtggggcaatcagtcaaaccccacgtctctcacagaatctccaaagaataagagagcccgggtagacttgagtatcagtggagaagggtatcgatgaagactaaggcggtagtgtcttctaagtgtctgcttttcaacggtctttaggcgttaaaaagagtacttacctcttctaactaaactcttagatgaaactgatttaataagctctcactggcaaaatagtTGGCAAGAAAATtgttggggtggtatctcaattataccccaagttctaagagttctgggttggtgaaaacttagggactcgaggattgagattgataatgcggatcacttgataatgaacgtttatttcctaatctaacaaactatatatagtgaattgtacaatgacgtcaagaccacataatcgaaatcgacttacattCTGCATATGAAGGTGAAGGTGTCCCGAATTAAAGAAAGGTACGGAGACGTTTGCTCCAAAGCAGACTTAGCCTCTTCGAAGTCGTCGAAATAAGCTACGGACTCAATTCGAAATTGCAGATTGTTCTTTATGTGCTCTAATCTGTGGCGAAGGGAAGTTTCGAAATTGTTCATAAACTCCGTCTTTCTCATTACGTAATTACCGCACGTGCGAAATTCCCCAAATACCGTATGGATGGCGATGTTTGACTTCTTAATGCCCTTACCATATGGTTTGTGGGGTCGTACGACTGGAGGTGAGTAATTTCGGGATATACATCACCGAACGGCTGTTGGTACGTGATATACCCGCCGTGATACACCCGACAGGTGTTTTCTCCTTCGGGAATGAAACTTGAAACCAGGGCGCAAATATAtcatgatatttttcataaatatcaaaatatcgGATATTTTGATATATATACTGAAAAGTGATATTTAtggaatatttccaaaaaaaatcaagaaaggAAAACCAAGAAGAATAATAGTTCATTCCAaactaaatttgaaaaaacatgtaattataaatataaaaatatataattctcaatataaaaaaatacataCCTATGTATGTAAttctcaatataaaaaaaacaagTAATcctcattataaaaaaaaataggtaaAACTATTTAGAATTCTCCGTTTTCCAATTCATCCATTTTGAATCCTCCTTTTCCTTATTGGAATCATAAttcaaatatttgaagaaaaataccAATTTGCCTCCGTTTTCCGTCTTTAGGttatttctcaattttgaatGTAACAGTCCAAAGCTAGAGAAATATCGCTCAATTCCAGATGTAGAGGCTATTGCTGTGAATAAATGGTTACACaggtcaagaaaaagtttcttTTCAGGCCAATCCGATTCAGATATTGTACCTGATTTCCACTGaattacacaggccaacacacattttggtgcctgcgattttttaactgttcctgagtaatttttggatgcagaatgttgaaaagttctcagattttgtctatcagatctagtttttgagatttttaaaaaaaattgtgtatataatttatgttataactgttataatatataatattactattgacagttaaaaaaacaaagacacatggatttaagtatttattgcaaaaacttaatttacataattacattagtcactaatcacataaaaattttcttttatacgattttctagaatggagtttactggggcagtctcgctgaaggttccagcagtagtccgccatcatgtggctatcccatcgtccttgaaaacgatcttccatagttttaatatcctgatggaatctttccccctgttcttcactacaatcaattttctggaaaacgatctaggtggctgtggaggtagtgaacttttatactcatgttacagccgagaatattaaaatttgaaagcatagtatAATAAATAATCGTATTGATACAATGGAATCTCAGATGGTACTGATTTATTGAATCCTCTGTCGTTACATACATGTGTTATTACATATGACATCTCCCTTATTTACAAATGAATAAAACTAAAAACTTAATTCTATATGTACAGCATAAATCAAATTCAATGacttgaatacatttatttttaattaatattATTTTGGACGTCGAACTTTCCGTCCATACCTGGATACATAAATAGTCCTCCTAGTGTTGGAATCTGTATTCACTGACTCAAAATTATCTATATTACCCTCTTCACTAACAGTATCACCAATTTCATTTGTATTAGTACTCGAACTatgcaacaacaacaacaacaacaaaatactTTATTTCCATTTGAATGATCACATCATTATAGAAAAGGTCAGTAAAATTACAATAGGCACAGGTGAATGAAtcgatttgaaaaaaagaaaaaatacaaaaaagtacATTACAAAGAGAATTACAAAAAATATCAGGTGAAtgaatcaatttgaaaaaaagaaaaaatacaaaaaaagtaCAGTACAAGagaattacaaaaaaatatcCTCAACCTTATAATAACATTTTTCCAGTAGATACTGctttaatttgtttttgaaaacttttatgTTACAAGAACTTTTTATATCCTCAGTtaggttattgaaaatttttaatccaagatAGAACGCATATGCATAcaatcattattatcattatcattCAATTCAACTTTAACATTACAATTAATATTACTACTATCTTCATCatctgtttctgaaaaattatctATATTACCCTCTTCACTAACAGTATCAccaatttcatttgtatttgtaCCCGAACTATGCATAcaatcattattatcattatcattCAATTCAACTTTAACATCAGAATTAATATTACTACTATCTTCATCatctgtttctgaaaaataactgTAACTCCTAGTATAGTGAGGTTTAAGAAATTATCTGTTTCGTCTCATTACAACATCAGTGCTGGATTCTTTTACAAGATATGATCTCTCATTAATAGCTTTCACAACATAGCCTGTAACCCAGACATCACCttttttaatataaattttctcatcAACATTTAATTTCCTTAATTTTCTAACAGATCTATCATGAAACTTTTTCTGCCTTTGGATCAAATTATTTCTTTGTCtttgaaaattaatatttctcggTTGTAATGAACACTTTTTAACTGGCATTAAAGTTCTTGTTTTCCTTCCAAATAATAATTCACTAGGTGTAAGAATATCATTATCTATTGGAGTGTTTCGATAATCTAGTAATGCAAGGTCTAAATCAGTTTtggattctgaaatttttttttaaatatttttaattgtttgaattgagCGTTCCACCATTCCATTTGAACGTGGGTAATGTGGACTCGAAGTATGATGTTGGAATTGCCAATTTTCtgcgaattttttgaattcaaaAGCTGTATATTGTGTCCCGTTATCAGACATAAGAATTTGTGGAATACCCaatcttccaaaaatatttttcaaatgtttcaCAATAGTATTTGAAGTTATATCATTCACTTTACAGACTtctacatattttgaaaaatagtcAACCACAATAAGATATTTATCTCTACCCAACTCATACAAATCACAACCAAGTTTTTGCCATGGATAATCTGGTACCCTGTGAGGTTTCAAAGGTTCTTTATAAttattctttgaatatttttgacAAATTTCACATGAAGTTACAGTGTTTTCTATTTCACGGTACATACCTGGCCAATAAAGATATTGCTTTGCTTTCAATATACATTTTGTGATACCCATGTGActcaaatgaattaatttcaacatATCTTTTCTCAACGATTTAGGTACTACCAAACAATTTCCTTTATAAACTAGATTATCAACCATCACTAATTCCGCTCTGACattgaaatataattttgaatttgactCACACTTTGTTCTCGAGTCTGGCCATCCTTGTTTTATATAACTTGATACGATTTTAAGTTCATGATCACTCTCTGTTTctttttcaaactgtttcaaTCGAGTTTCGGTAATCGGAAAGTTCTTCTTCAAATAATTTAATTGAGCTTCATACTCGTTATCGAAAATCTTGGCGCTATCATATGGCATTTTGATTCTGCTCAAAGCATCCGAAATATACATCTCTTTTCCCGGCTTATATACGACTTTCAAATTATAGACTTGTAAATCTAGTAACATTCTTTGTAACCGCAACGGGCAATCAATTAAAGGTTTTTTGAATATATGAATGAGAGGCTTATGATCTGTTTCTACGATTATTTCTCTACCATATACATACTGGTGGAATTTTTTGACTCCATAAACAATAGCTAGCATTTCTTTTTCTATCTGAGCGTAAGATTTTTGAGTATTATTGAGTGATCTTGACGCATACCCAATAGGTTTTCCTTCCTGTAAAAGAACTGCCCCTAAACCGTCTCTACATGCATCTACCGATAATACCAAATTTTTTGAAGGATCGTAAAAACTAAGAACAGGTtcttttataattatttttttcaattgattgaaaGCATTCTTTTGTTCAAAACCCCATCGGAACAAAAtgtcttttttcaataattccctCAAAGGAGCAGTTAATTCAGATACATTTGGTATAAATTTATGTAAATAATTGATTATGCCTAAAAAACACTGTAATTCTTTGATGTTTGTCGGTTCTGGATAATTTTCGATAGCActaattttcgaattatctGGTTTTATACCTTCACTTGTTATTTTATGACCTATATAATTCActtcattcaatgaaaattgacATTTGCTAGAGTTGAATTTTATATTGCATTCACGCGCTCTTTCTAATACTTGCAATAATCTTTTATCGTGTTCATCTTTAGAACTTCCCCAGACTAAAATATCATCTACATAAATGTGAACTCCTTCGATGCCCTCAaagcactgcattatttttCTCTGAAAG includes:
- the LOC123320629 gene encoding cell division control protein 2 homolog 3-like, whose product is MRKTEFMNNFETSLRHRLEHIKNNLQFRIESVAYFDDFEEAKSALEQTSPYLSLIRDTFTFICRMMEKYRFEAILGEGGFGRVYSARERGQEGQRRAVKEFHLSPVAAREAEFMGLFDHRNIVLLIETLVEPPYLYMVLPLCEEDLRTLLAREGPRRGPSSFFRVVRQIAVGLAECHRQSVLHRDLKPGNVLRQGARFMLADFGVADQLTPYRPLLTGLSSTPMYWSLQQLRQEPYNTAVDLWALGLVAMDVATGEERQRELAIRCLVGRRAIDGRAVPPPPCRPERVAGRLSVLRGRLGENPVATVRWSVGDPPTARPGIKTPDRSEPLRMDEDFGAEGASTTVRG